DNA from Corallococcus soli:
ACCCGGTCCACCGCCACGAACCGCCTGCGCGCGACGCCGTCCTCCACGTCCACCACCACGCAGCCGCGCTCGCCCGTCTCGTGGATGTGCCGCCCCTGCGGGTTGCCCGGGTACACGGCCACGCCGCCGCCGGGCAGCAGGTGCTCCGCGCGCGTGTGCACGTGGCCCAGGGCCCAGTAGTCCAACCCGCGCGCCGCCAGGTCCGCCGCCGTGCAGGGGGCGTAGTTGGCGTGACCCGCGTCGCCGCCCAGGTTCGCGTGCAGCAGGCCCACGCTGAAGTGCGCGCCGGTGCGGCGGTAGCGCGCGGACAGGTTCTCCCGCACCTCCACGTCCGGATACGAGACGCCCTGCACGTGGCACAGGCGCCGGCCCTCGCGCAGCACCTCCACGTCCTCCCAGTCCGGACCGAACACCTTCACCGACGAGGGCAGCCCCAGCGTGCCGGTGTCCCCGCTGAGCGGGTCATGGTTGCCGTGGACGATGAACGTCTGGATGCCCGCGCGGTCCAGGCGGGACAGCTCCGCGCGCAAGGTCAGCCGCGCCCGCACGGAGCGGTCCTTCACGTCGAACAGGTCTCCGGCCAGCAGCAGGAACGTCACCTTCTCCCGCAGGCACACGTCCACGATGCGCGCGAGGGCCTGAAAGGTGGACTGCTGGAAACGCTCCAGGAGGGGCCCGTGCGTGGCCACCCCCCGAAATGGTGTGTCCAGGTGCAGATCCGCGGCATGGACGAAGGAGAAGCGCATCGTGTGGGCAACGTACCCGAGTCTCCCCGCACGCCCACTTTCCCTCCCCGGAGGGTGATGCTCCGGTGGACACACGGGACGTCCTGGAGTGCCACACAGCGTCCGACTTCGGAAACCCGCCACGTCTTCCCGGGCCCCGGGGCCCCACCGTCAAGCATGGGAAGGGACGTGGGCCCGGCGGTCCTCCCCGCCGGCCCACGCCCCTCGTCCTTCAGGACGATGCGCTGTCGCTACCGCGTCGTCTCGTTGCCCGAGCCGCCCATGTCACCGCCCGTCCCGGTGGTGTTGTTGCCGCCGGACGTGTCCATGTC
Protein-coding regions in this window:
- a CDS encoding metallophosphoesterase family protein, encoding MRFSFVHAADLHLDTPFRGVATHGPLLERFQQSTFQALARIVDVCLREKVTFLLLAGDLFDVKDRSVRARLTLRAELSRLDRAGIQTFIVHGNHDPLSGDTGTLGLPSSVKVFGPDWEDVEVLREGRRLCHVQGVSYPDVEVRENLSARYRRTGAHFSVGLLHANLGGDAGHANYAPCTAADLAARGLDYWALGHVHTRAEHLLPGGGVAVYPGNPQGRHIHETGERGCVVVDVEDGVARRRFVAVDRVRWHRLDVPLAGVASLDALQALATEVVEARCAEDFDGHAVRLTLAGRGPLHRELSRPGARTQLEADLRERLSRAHPPVLLESLRDGSRPELDLDAVRAGGGFMGTLLEEARALSQDDAALAALWDDEELTTLGQRLKRLGVDALEAPRPELVAQAGQRGVEQLHEETS